The Sceloporus undulatus isolate JIND9_A2432 ecotype Alabama chromosome 7, SceUnd_v1.1, whole genome shotgun sequence genome segment CGGAGCATTCTGGCCAGCGTAGACTCAACCCAAGTTCCCAAACAAAACTCTACttttcacctttttaaaatattccttacATTATGATGCTTGGagatttcttttatatatatatatatatatatttattattttgatcTTTTAACAACATTGTAAGCAATACAGATCATTGTTTCATCAGTTCCTTATATATATTACAGAATTTCCTATTTACATTGTATATTTCTTGTACTTAATTTTGTTTCCCTCTAACTTTACCCTTATCCatcttccccaccacctttctttcccctttccctcccatcTATTCTATCCATTCATTCGTCATACTATTTCTTCATTTGGCATTTAGTTAAGCAATTGTTTTTTGTATTCTTTTCATCACTATTTCCCAAAATAGTCTATCTGATAAATATAATCGGTCTGTGATTAAGTGTGTGTATAAATAACTATATACATCCATTTCCCTTTTAGATGTGCTACAAAATACATCGTTTGTTCCATTATACATTTTCCAATTATTCTTGTTTGCTTGGTAAACTTACATCGATGCAAGGTCTTAATACGTATATATATCTTCCATAAATCCTAATATTGATTCATCAATCTACATATATAGTATATTGTCTACATTTAGTTATAGACTTGGAAACTTGGTATACCCATCTATTTAATTATCGTCATTTAATTAATCTATTTAATTTCCTTCCATGTCCGAAtctaaaaatgtttatttccagTGTTCTTTACAAAAGCTTTGGAGCAGGACCCAATCTTTATCCATATCGTCCATCTTGGCTTGATTTCCGTCATCATTTTGTGCGTAACTTATTATTTAAACAGTTTTACAATCAAATGCCACTATGGAAGCGttttataaaagaactagactCGAGGGCCAAAGTTAGTTAACTTATAAAGACTTGTTTAAAAATGAAGATCAATCTTTTTTGATGAAAGCCAATACCGAAATAGAAAGAACGATTAATAAGAATTCGTTTTTACAGAGACAATTAATGGAAAGATTTAGAATTGACAGAAATGAATACGGAtttacaggaaaaaagaaatgagatcGACAGTATTATTTTTGACCGGAGAAGAGGACACATCTCAAAATGTTATAAATTATTAAAGCAAAGAGATCTGGAGAACGAAAGTGTTAAACAATGAATGGTGAAATGGGCCCAAGACACGGGAGAAGCGATAGAAATGGATCTATGGGGAAAATCATGGTGTGATACTCACTCATTTACCTTACGTCAGAATTATAAAGAAAACTACAttaaggcgccttacagacgggcctaagcggcgccatcgttgcaccaggaatacgcgtgagggacggcgcttccggacgcgccttgcccctcacgcataTTCTGTAtggcaagatggcggcaccctatacagacgggcggcgccatcttgacataacggacgtGCAGCGTCCGGACATCTAAACCCAgaagagccgtcgcgagtgcgcgctttggcacttgcggcggctcttccgggttgctggaaggagtgcgatttctgcactccttttttgcagcgcagaggagtcgcacggtttggttgctgtggctcctccgcgctgcaaccagcagcagcccaagaccgccccttttgggcggtctgtaacgggcctgtgaTTCAACATAGATGGCACTTATCTCCAAGTGGGTTAAATAAGATGTATAAGTTTGGGAGCGGGAACTGTTGGAAATGTGTTGAACATAGAGGTACTGTCTACCATCTTCGGTGGGAAGAagcaaagaaatattggaaaaGAATACTCCTTTTGATGTCAAAAATTTTAGAGTTTACATTACCATTTAGTCCTCTATTGTCTCTTTTGAATATGACTGGTATGATAGAAAGaaaaatagggaaaaaaataCGGACGCATTATGTTATAATAGCCAGGCTTACATATGCTAGATACTGGAGACAGCAAATAACTccaacggatggggaatggatagATAGATTGGAGGAGGCAATGCAAATGGACATATTAACCGCATTGACGAGTGACTCCaagatggaagagagagagaaagaatgggaatGCTTGAAAAGATATAAGGGAATTAATTGACATTTAGAATTATAAAGAGttataaatgaattatttttaagcCTTATAATTTAAGCATAGTTAGTACAATTGTTTAATTTTCTTGCTCGATTtggattatttgttttgtttataataaaaaaaattaaaaaatacaaaaatataaaatattcctTAGAGAAATATTTGCAAAGCGGTGGAAATCATTATGTTAGATGTCACGTCGGGCAGCCTCCCCCAACCAGGATggctggactgcatctcccatcatcctcatctaGTTGACACTCCACCTGTTGAAGACCGCTAAGTTTCAATCTGGATTTACTGATGTTGAtgtgctttctctctcctccccgtccctccaattttcttttctgtttcacaACTTTAAGGAGCCGAGTGTTTGCTGTCGAAAAAGAGTTGGAGCGTCTCGACCGAAGACCTCTTGGCAACCCTGCAGGGCCAAGTGCAGTCGCTGACCCAGAAAAACAAAGAGCTGATGGAGAAAATACAGgttataataaaagaaaaatggcaaaaagtaCAGCCCCATCCATCCATGGCTTCCTTTCCTAGCCTTGGGGTACTGAGAAATGCACTTAATGACCATTTCTCTGCGTAACTCTGAGTTAGATTATTAGCCCAAGCACATTCTCTGGCTATTTGGGCTTTTGCACACTGCCTCTGAGCATTGTGAAGTTTCACTGAGCAGAACAAATAGGGTTTGGTTTGCTTCCACTGAGAGAAGCTGGCAGATATAATAGCCTCCTTGTCGTTCCTTCTTTGTTTGCAAATATACAAGAGAAGCCCAAGaggaggaaagtggaaagagTTTGGTAGTGAGCACTTAAGAGTttattctttcctcccttctatGTTGCACTcagttctgcctttctcccaaatgggattcaaggcggcttgttgttgctgatgttgtgtgacttcaagtcatttccagcttatggcgaccctaaggcaaagctatcacagggttttcttgacaagtttcttcaaagggagaaagaaagagaggattcAAACCCAAACTCCAGAGCCCAACAGTCAAACAACTACACCAGGCTGACCCTGAGCAGTGGTTATGAGTACAGaacaattgttgtgtgccttcaaacttgTCCAATTTATGATGAAagtaacacagtttgacaccgctttacctgccatggctccatcctacatgatcctgggatttgtagtttggcgaggcaccagccctctttggcaaagaaggctaaagaccttgtataTCTGGAagccccaggattcaataggatggagctacagcatttaaagcggTGTAGATCAGTGAGTCTTCCAGACGTTTTCAACATcaactccccaaattcctgactgttggtcatgctggctggggcctctgggagttgaagtccagaataCCTGgtggatcaaagtttgggaatcacttgtgtagatgcatccaaagaaaacagtaacaataacaatgccatcttctctccctcttccaacTGATATTGTACTCTGTAGATCCTGGAGAATTATGAGAAAGACGAAAGTGATGCAGATGCTTCCGGTGACTTCATTCCCATCATCTTGTACGACTCGCTCAGGTCAGAATTTGATCGCCTGAAGGAGCAGCATGCCGAAGCCCAGGAGGTCTTGAAAACCCTTGAGGGTGCTGGGAACGACGAACCTTCTTGCAAACTCGTCCCTGCGGAGGCTTACGAACAGCTCAAGGCTAACTACGAGAAGCAAATCGAAGCTCTCCAGGAAGCCCTGGAAAAGACCAGCTCCTTGGCCAACCAGGGCAACAGAGACCATGAACCTGATGGCAACTCTGGAGTAGGGCTGGAAGAAAATGGTGAAGCGGATACAGAGGTAAGGAATGGCGAGACTGAGGAGTTGGCCAAAGAGCTCAGCTCGATGAGGGAGAAATACCAGGCTGCATTGGTTGAAGTGAAGCTCCTCCAAGAGCAGATCGAGTTGGGCATCCTATCCGTGGAGGACAAGGAGATTGCGGAGAACTCCAGGAGTGAACTGGAGATAGTCAAGGCCGCTTTGCATCAAGCACAGGAGGACCTCAAGGACCGAGACCAGAAGGTAACAGATCTCGAACGGAAGCTCGTAGCCAAGGGGGAAGAAATCGCCAGAGGCTACACCGCTGAGGAGTATGACGAGATGAAGACCTCGCTCAGCGTCTCTTTGGATGAAGTCTCCAAGGAGAAGGAGGCCCTTCAGGTCCGGTGTACCTCTGCCGAGGCCGAGGTGAAGGAGTTGAGGGAATCCTTGCGGGAGAAGAGCTGTGAGCTTGAAGAGGTCCGAGAGAGCTCTTCAAAGCATCTCCGGGAAGAGGCTGGAGAGCTGCGCAAAGAACTAGAAGTTACCATGAAGCACCGGCAGGATGCAGAAGCCCAGCTCAAGGGTCTCAGAGAAGGACGGCAGGCCTTGGAGGAGGAGCTGCAAGCCACCAAGCAGAGTCTGGCCTCCCAGTACATCCCCAAGTCGGAGCATGAGGACATGGTGGGGCAGCTGAAGGCCTCCCTTTCCAACGCAGAAGGGAAGCTGTTGGACCTAAAGGTGCAGCATGACTCTGCCCAGAAAAGGCTGGCGGAATTGCAGGCGAGTGCGGAAAGCTACCGGCGTGAGTCGGTGCCCCTGGCAGAGCATGCCCGTGCCAAGGAACTCCTGGAAGGGACTttgtgggagctgaaggccaaagCCAAGCTGTTGGAGCAAGAGTTGAAAGTCAAGGTGCAAGAGGCCTCGGGGCTCCAGGCCCAGCTGGATGAAGTCCGCCAGGCAGCAGTATCCAAGGAATCTCATGAGAAACTGAAGGCCAGCCTTCAGGGGGAGATCGAGACCCTCAACGCCAAGCTGAGCGACCTGGAGCGGAAGCACGAGCGCACCTGCACAGAGGTCTTCCAGGTGCAGCGGGAGGCCCTCTTCATGAAAAGCGAGAAGCACGCGGCTGAGGCTCAGCTGGTGGCCGCAGAGAAGCAGCTACAGAGCCTGCTGGCTGAATCAGAGAGGATCCAGGAGCTTCACAGCCACATCGAGGATTCAGCCAAACTGGTCAAGGAGAAGGACAAGAAGGTGAGTGCAGGGTCTTTGGAGGAAGGTGGCATTGCTATTGAGCCAAATTGGATCCCCAAACTCCTTTTCCACATGCCTTctgactgtcctgatttggcagggacaatccccattaatcctctgccatctaactttctcagctgctttttaaaacgtcccggtttctctctcctcctcccactttagcCCTTCATCctccaaaactttttttatgAGTGGCTATGCTAGGCACACCTTTGGTTTTTTTATTCTTCGGTGCGCTCAAACTAAAacgcactgcagaataatccagtctgagactgctttaactgccctggctcaatgctagggagttctagtttattgtggtaccagagctctcagacagacgCGGGTGATTTGGCACTAATAGTAGAAGCACCTAAAGAAAACATGCATAAAGCGATGAGTGAGATTGAAGAATTTGGGAAACACACGggattaaaaagtaaataaaacaaaatctaattTTCTGGCCATGAATGTTTCtaaaaaagaatcagaaaaaatacaaacagaaacaagttgtttattttgtaaaaaaacaacccaaaatacCTAGGAATAACATTATTAGGGAAAAACTCAGAACTATACGGTGGTATGGAGAAAAATAAGGGAAGACCTACAAAGATGGAAAGTACTAAGCCTTTCTATGATGGGGAAGGATTGCTGCAATTAAAATGTCTATTCTACCCAAACTAATTTTCTTATATCAAAATATCCCAATCATTCAAAATGATAGGATATTTAAACCATGGGAAACTGAAATTTCAAAGTTTATTTGGGGGGTGGAAACcaataataaaatggaaattaatgAAAGATTCAAAGGATAGAGGTGTTCTCGGTGTGCCGGAtctaaaattgtattattatgcaagtgcatttatttggattttagaTTGGATAACActcaaagataaaaacattattaaatttGGAAGGGTTTAATAAAACATATGGGTGGCATGGGTATTTGTGGTACAATAAAACAGTTGTAAATAAAGAATTCGAAAACCACGTAATCAGGAAAGCGCTATTACTAGTTTGGAATAAAGTTAAGAATACATTTTACAGACAAGGTCTGTAAAGGCATGGAAGATTGAAATAGTGTCACATACAGGAACTCCATTAAGATACTCAGAATTAATCAGTTGGGATGATCCAATACCAAAAAATAAGAACCGTAACAGAATCAGAAGAAACGAATTATAGTTGTTCATGGTTTCCATATAGGCAGCTCCAAGAAAGATTTAGGATAGACATCAAGACAGAAGGTATTACTGATATTGAGAATGAGCtagacaaaattattttcaaaccaaACAAGTCTAAAACATCAAAGTTATATTCGTTATTTTTAGAACGGGAGCTAGAAGACGAAAAGGTAAAAGAAACGACAATAAAATGGGCTAAGAATATAGGGCATCGCAtaaaattagaaagctgggagaGATTATGGTGCCAGGATATTAAATTCACTGCATCCATGGATATTAGAGAAAATATACTCAAGATGACGCATCGCTGGTATCTTTCACCAAATAAATTcgctaaaatgaagaaaaaagacaaaggcaactgttggaaatgcaaaaaaaggaatggatctttctatcaaatgtggtggacctgcaaaaaagcaaaaacatcaTTCAAAAAATATTGGATACACAAATTAAGTTTAAACCGGAGATCTTCCTACTGAACATATTTGAAGGTAAAGAAGAAAGGAGACatctaaaaatattattatacctAATCACAGCCGCAAGAATAACATCTGCGAGAAAATGGAAGGACAAAGACACCCCTTCGATGGATGAATGGTTAAATAAATCATTTGAAAGGCTAGAAATGGACAGGATAACCAGCATTATAAGAGGAAACAAAGACTGGGAAACTTTTACAAGCCTTTGCAAAAACTTTTGGTCATGAACCAGATACCTCAAAAGGCGATAAATAATAGTTATAGAAATTGAtccacataaaataaaaaagaaaggatggattagataaaatacaaagtaaaaaacaaaTTGTCCCATGTTTTGAAACTTGCTATCGCAAACAGTGAATTCCCGGGAAACATAATAAGATCACGATTATATTAAGCAAGTAAGTACAGTAGTATAGAGAGCTTGCCCCAAAAGGAAAAGTAACAGGTAGATGAAAACAATATAGGAATATTTAAGATATATTTCTACATCTATTATATATTGAAAGCCTGACAATCGATAATCTTAGTGAAATGATAATAACGTGATACAGAAGGCAAGCATGCATACATAGGCTATGGATGAATATGGTTATGCGATTCTAAATTGCGTTTGTATTTAAACACAGGTCAGATAACTCCccaaaaagcagaaaaataaaactgctagagaaaaagaaaaactataaGAAATGGCTCAACTAAATGCCGAACGAAGTAAAGCTAAATAGGAAAGGATataagggtgggtgggtggtggagggtctttttctttctgtgtttttcttttcttcttttgtttgtgAATAAACCTAAAAATGTATTAGTGTTGTAATAAGAAAGTTCAACAAGCAATATAATAGGGACTGAATTGTATTTGGCAAATCGTAgcagcagagaaaaggaactCTGCAGCGATTTCTGTTatgggtttattattattagtgtctgCTGACCAATAAACCAAATATTTAAGGGGGTCTTAAGAGGGGTGTCCACTTCCTGCAGATCACAGAACTTTCGAAGGAAGTCTTCAAGTTGAAAGAGGCTCTCAATGACCTCTCCGAACTGTCCGGCGCGACATCTCCGAAAGCATCCTCCCCGCAGAAAGCGGAGAACCGTCAGGAAGCAGCCGCTCTCCAGGGCAAAGTCAAAGATCTGGAGCAGCAGCTGGTGGTGAGTAGCTTGTGGACGATGGGTGGAAGAGTGACAGAGAGGACCAGGAATACATAGGACATCCGTAAACGTACTCCTCCGACCACACAGATTGTCCCTAGGAACAAGAAATCCAAAGCAGTGCAAAAATCAAtgtcgtttgacaccactttaattgccacggctccatcctatggaatcctgggatttgtagtttggcgggGCACTAGAGCTTTTTGTCAGAGGAGGCTAAACACCTCATGAAACTTCAGATCTcacaattccacagcatggagccatggcagttaaagtagtgtcaaactgcattaattcttcaatgtAGGTACAGTACAACCCTCGAAGGAAGAAGGCTTGCAGGAAACTACAGTAGTTAAAAGCTCCTGCAGGTTAGACAAAGGCATTACAGTTATTGATAGACCTGTAGATCTCTTGGGGGGCGGGTGGGGAGGAATAAATAAATCTGGCACTTGTCACCACATCTTGTTGTGTGACGATCCACAAGTTAATAACGCACCAAGTGGAGAGGTATTTTCTTACTTCTGTTCTGAATTTGCTGAAACACCCATCTGTCTGTAACTCTCTTATCTTTCctttctatccatccatctatctttcctttctatccatccatcccatcCCTCCATcaatccatctatctatctatctggtttATCTGCTGCATTTCTCCCAAATGCATGGTTTCTGCCCTGAGCAGAATGGACTTCAAGTGCAAACACAGTCACCTTACAATGGTGGCTAGTAAAATGTACTTCCATGTACTGAATCCCTGCAACTGGCATGGCGCCACAATAGATGGGTATGGTGGCCCACCGATCTTGTGTGGAGAGTCTCTGCTTTGTAATTAATTCAGGAGACACAGATTAATTTGGGGACATTGAGTAGGCGTTCGGCTAAGTAATCTGGTTTCCCTGGATTAATACCCAAGGATCCCAAGATGAATTTTCCCATTCCTGATGTCGCTCAACTGCATTAACTAGGGGCTGTGTTGCATGATCTCAGATTCAATGAGAAAGCAGAATTTTTCCTGCCCAGAGGTAGGAGCTGTTATTCTTTTCCACATCTCTCTGGTTGCAACTCTTGGCACAATTTGAAATGAAAACCAAAATGATGGCTAGCTATGTGATTAAGAGTGATAGTTACAAAAGGGTATTAACCTTCGCTCTGTATACACATCCCTTTACCTCCTTAAAAATTAACCATTGAAGGAGCTTTTACCTTTAGATTTTCTTTCATGCCCACTAAATGTACCCTCTAATTCCCTTTGGCTCTTTCAGTCATTAATCCAAGAAGACTACTCAAACATGCCGTTGATGTCTGGATCTTCTGGATGCTTTATGGCTAACATAATATTATGACTATGATGATGGTTATTAACTATTGCAATCTCCGCTCCGTTATCTCAAGCAAtggtggctgatggcttccatgtcagtgtgtgtgtgtgtatgggaaggACAATGAATCTTTGCCAGGCTTTAGACTGAATGTCAAAAGTGCTATTCACGGTGCAGAACCTAACCACCACAATAGGGACTTTAGAATTTATGGTCCAAACAGTTACCCCTGCATTGGAAAATTGCAAGAGTAACGGTCGGAAATCATGTTAGATGTACAAGGATCCATTCACTAAGTCAACTCTGAGCAAGGGCTGCCCTGAGCCAATTCCGAGCGAGGGCTGATGCTCCAATTTTAACTAGAATTGGAAAGGGCTGCACTGTTTGCTTCTTTAGGGTTCAGGCATCTCCACTGGCAAAGGTTGCTGAACGTACCTCTGGCCTCTGGTTTCACTCGTCTGTCTCTCTTTGGTTACAGGAGGCGGAACGGCGTCACAATAATATCGTTTCTCTGTACAGGGGCCACCTCCTTTATGCCATCCAGGTAGGTCAGCATGAGCCCTGGTTACAGGGAGGACGTTAGAGTTttggtatttgtgtgtgtgtgaaagtgagTGTGCGCAAGCTTGTGGCATGTTTGGAAAGCAGCACACTCAGAAAGTTCCCCCATACAAATTCTCCTTGGAATAACCAGAgcctttaaatcagtggttcccaaattttggtcctccagatgttttggacttcagcgcccagaattcctgacagttggtcaagcttgctagggcttctgggcatccaaatccaaaacacctggaggaccaaagtttgggaatcactactctAAATATATGtttctgtcctggactgcagccagcacacacaaacaccactgATAAGGATGGTAATTAGCAAAGCAAGCAGCTGAAAGagtccacaaaccttgccaggagtgagagagagaacaagcCAAAAGCCAACATCAGAAACACAAAACTCaccatagtcagtccagtccagggtcagggcagctaGAAAGTaacaagagtcaaggcaacaaggagtcaggatacacaAAGCCAGTGCCAACAGCAATCACACCATCATGCAATAACCTCTGACATAGAGTTGGCTTCTCTCTGCTTCCTAAATAGGGGACGCCCTTCCCCTACCAGGTGAGGCTGGTTAGCTAATTGCCTtgcagcaattctctgggatctgtgtctgccagcactttcagccctgtgcTGCctgaaggagggaacctccaagcctggttcctccccagagtcaccactaggctgctgtaccatcagaggaatcccaccagcactgggacctggctgagcctcctcctctggggctgggagatcagggctggactctggcagagcaggattaacacctggtgtagcctcaattatctcttgcactggagcaggattagcacctggtgtagcctcaattacctcttgcactggaggaaccccatcctcatcctctgagacctgctcttggctggccatggcATCTTCTCCCTATGCCTCGGTTTGTTTCCATGGGGTTGACACATGAGAAGAACTTGGGCGTAGTCTGAATGATGTCAGGGTGCATGGTATGGGATTGTGAACACACAGGGGGTATGGAAAAATGTGAACGCTACACACAAATCAGCACACCTGCCATGTGCACAATGTTGGTTGGTCACACCTCTGTGGGCTTTTTCTATTCCTTGGCACGCTGGCCAAAGCAAAAGTCTGATAtgttgccacacacacacacaaatctcatGTTGCTTTCCCACCCTGACTTCTTTCTCTTCCGTTTTCCCCTTGATGCATTCCCTTGACTTCTAAGTACCCATCCAGATGTAGTTTTTGGGAGTGATGGGCAAATCAGGTTCCTCTCCTAGGTTCTTAGaggatggaaagaaggagaggagaggatatCCTGATGGAGCAAAGTTGGCACAGGATTCTCCAGAAGGCTGGAAGGTCATCCTTGTGTCTGGCAGTGCTCAGGGCCAGTGTGCACCCATGTCCATGTACTACAGCATGTTGCGTGTGGGCACACCATAATCCTTGCTGCATGGTGGTGAAAGGTAGTGGTTTTAACTGGAGGTGGTAGGGGATATTTTCTTAAAAGCTAGGTATCTCAGCTTCAAATAGACAGATCTAGTCTCTCTTACTGGTATTTTCAATATCTGAAATcacattaaatatttgaagtgatgtcctattgaggatggagcaagcttgttttctgctgcctcagagaccATgatgtggagcaatggattcaaactacgtacaggaaaagagattccacctcaaccttaggaagaatgtcctgatggtgAGAGCAGTTTGATGGTGGAAAATGCTGCCTCGGAGTTTgttggtgtctccttctttggatgattttaaacagaggatggatggccttctgtcaatgGGGGttctttgactgtgagttcctgcatggcagaacggagttggactggatggcccttggggtctcttccaactctaggattctataaaaGAGATTTAGCCCTGGCTAATGCTGAGCCAGATGCTAATCTGACAGTGTCCTCATTTAAGTTTGCCAGTAAACTGTCAATTGTCTGCAAATCCCACAATAATAACGCCGCCCACTCAAGTAACTGTTGAAGGAACTTACATAAGGATGTAAGAGGAGCCCCAGACCTGGATCAGACTCAAGACCTCTCTAGTCCAGtgtgttttccccccacagaTTGTAGAATCATGGAGTATTGGAGGCAAACAGGGTTACAAGGGTCCCCtagtccagccccttgccatggAGGAACACACAACGTAAGCACTGCCAAAAGTGCCTCTATTTAAGGACCTGCACAGAAGGAGATGGCTGGCTCATATGATAAACTGCAGTAGTTTCATGGAAGATAGTATggatcatagaactgtagagttggaggagacaccagaggccatcta includes the following:
- the ANKRD24 gene encoding ankyrin repeat domain-containing protein 24 isoform X1, with translation MATRYFLGGTMKQICFCAASSFANQDWSKNDEKLLQAVEYNDADRVSSLLLRKGLVPTKLDSDGKSAFHLAAMRGNVDCLEVMLAHGADAMTTDGSGFAALHLSAKHGHPQCVSKLLQASCPVDMADSHGRTALHHAAVTGCISCLEILCDFKASLNTKDQDGATPLILAAKMSHSELCHYLLHRGAAVNARDQKGRTALMVACENGNVETVEVLVHGGAKVGLVDATGHDAAHYGAATGNALIQHYLQEAAQRHSWASEESTDLSSQASSPGQSGSKGKNSSPRKRKAPPPPSSNPNQPAPHPLDHQGTSSAERSSRVITAKPARAHHSSAPADAEDRDAYEEIVKLRQERAQFLQKIRSLEQQQEKQKQEQPGLGDASLLILEKQIEDLQKQLAEKENLGKEVEVLRSRLSSMEVLENEKENTSYDIETLQDEEGDLLEFPGAECLLSKKSWSVSTEDLLATLQGQVQSLTQKNKELMEKIQILENYEKDESDADASGDFIPIILYDSLRSEFDRLKEQHAEAQEVLKTLEGAGNDEPSCKLVPAEAYEQLKANYEKQIEALQEALEKTSSLANQGNRDHEPDGNSGVGLEENGEADTEVRNGETEELAKELSSMREKYQAALVEVKLLQEQIELGILSVEDKEIAENSRSELEIVKAALHQAQEDLKDRDQKVTDLERKLVAKGEEIARGYTAEEYDEMKTSLSVSLDEVSKEKEALQVRCTSAEAEVKELRESLREKSCELEEVRESSSKHLREEAGELRKELEVTMKHRQDAEAQLKGLREGRQALEEELQATKQSLASQYIPKSEHEDMVGQLKASLSNAEGKLLDLKVQHDSAQKRLAELQASAESYRRESVPLAEHARAKELLEGTLWELKAKAKLLEQELKVKVQEASGLQAQLDEVRQAAVSKESHEKLKASLQGEIETLNAKLSDLERKHERTCTEVFQVQREALFMKSEKHAAEAQLVAAEKQLQSLLAESERIQELHSHIEDSAKLVKEKDKKITELSKEVFKLKEALNDLSELSGATSPKASSPQKAENRQEAAALQGKVKDLEQQLVEAERRHNNIVSLYRGHLLYAIQGRMDEDIQRILFQILKMQRLQEQGR
- the ANKRD24 gene encoding ankyrin repeat domain-containing protein 24 isoform X2, whose product is MATRYFLGGTMKQICFCAASSFANQDWSKNDEKLLQAVEYNDADRVSSLLLRKGLVPTKLDSDGKSAFHLAAMRGNVDCLEVMLAHGADAMTTDGSGFAALHLSAKHGHPQCVSKLLQASCPVDMADSHGRTALHHAAVTGCISCLEILCDFKASLNTKDQDGATPLILAAKMSHSELCHYLLHRGAAVNARDQKGRTALMVACENGNVETVEVLVHGGAKVGLVDATGHDAAHYGAATGNALIQHYLQEAAQRHSWASEESTDLSSQASSPGQSGSKGKNSSPRKRKAPPPPSSNPNQPAPHPLDHQGTSSAERSSRVITAKPARAHHSSAPADAEDRDAYEEIVKLRQERAQFLQKIRSLEQQQEKQKQEQPGLGDASLLILEKQIEDLQKQLAEKENLGKEVEVLRSRLSSMENEKENTSYDIETLQDEEGDLLEFPGAECLLSKKSWSVSTEDLLATLQGQVQSLTQKNKELMEKIQILENYEKDESDADASGDFIPIILYDSLRSEFDRLKEQHAEAQEVLKTLEGAGNDEPSCKLVPAEAYEQLKANYEKQIEALQEALEKTSSLANQGNRDHEPDGNSGVGLEENGEADTEVRNGETEELAKELSSMREKYQAALVEVKLLQEQIELGILSVEDKEIAENSRSELEIVKAALHQAQEDLKDRDQKVTDLERKLVAKGEEIARGYTAEEYDEMKTSLSVSLDEVSKEKEALQVRCTSAEAEVKELRESLREKSCELEEVRESSSKHLREEAGELRKELEVTMKHRQDAEAQLKGLREGRQALEEELQATKQSLASQYIPKSEHEDMVGQLKASLSNAEGKLLDLKVQHDSAQKRLAELQASAESYRRESVPLAEHARAKELLEGTLWELKAKAKLLEQELKVKVQEASGLQAQLDEVRQAAVSKESHEKLKASLQGEIETLNAKLSDLERKHERTCTEVFQVQREALFMKSEKHAAEAQLVAAEKQLQSLLAESERIQELHSHIEDSAKLVKEKDKKITELSKEVFKLKEALNDLSELSGATSPKASSPQKAENRQEAAALQGKVKDLEQQLVEAERRHNNIVSLYRGHLLYAIQGRMDEDIQRILFQILKMQRLQEQGR
- the ANKRD24 gene encoding ankyrin repeat domain-containing protein 24 isoform X3 — encoded protein: MATRYFLGGTMKQICFCAASSFANQDWSKNDEKLLQAVEYNDADRVSSLLLRKGLVPTKLDSDGKSAFHLAAMRGNVDCLEVMLAHGADAMTTDGSGFAALHLSAKHGHPQCVSKLLQASCPVDMADSHGRTALHHAAVTGCISCLEILCDFKASLNTKDQDGATPLILAAKMSHSELCHYLLHRGAAVNARDQKGRTALMVACENGNVETVEVLVHGGAKVGLVDATGHDAAHYGAATGNALIQHYLQEAAQRHSWASEESTDLSSQASSPGQSGSKGKNSSPRKRKAPPPPSSNPNQGTSSAERSSRVITAKPARAHHSSAPADAEDRDAYEEIVKLRQERAQFLQKIRSLEQQQEKQKQEQPGLGDASLLILEKQIEDLQKQLAEKENLGKEVEVLRSRLSSMEVLENEKENTSYDIETLQDEEGDLLEFPGAECLLSKKSWSVSTEDLLATLQGQVQSLTQKNKELMEKIQILENYEKDESDADASGDFIPIILYDSLRSEFDRLKEQHAEAQEVLKTLEGAGNDEPSCKLVPAEAYEQLKANYEKQIEALQEALEKTSSLANQGNRDHEPDGNSGVGLEENGEADTEVRNGETEELAKELSSMREKYQAALVEVKLLQEQIELGILSVEDKEIAENSRSELEIVKAALHQAQEDLKDRDQKVTDLERKLVAKGEEIARGYTAEEYDEMKTSLSVSLDEVSKEKEALQVRCTSAEAEVKELRESLREKSCELEEVRESSSKHLREEAGELRKELEVTMKHRQDAEAQLKGLREGRQALEEELQATKQSLASQYIPKSEHEDMVGQLKASLSNAEGKLLDLKVQHDSAQKRLAELQASAESYRRESVPLAEHARAKELLEGTLWELKAKAKLLEQELKVKVQEASGLQAQLDEVRQAAVSKESHEKLKASLQGEIETLNAKLSDLERKHERTCTEVFQVQREALFMKSEKHAAEAQLVAAEKQLQSLLAESERIQELHSHIEDSAKLVKEKDKKITELSKEVFKLKEALNDLSELSGATSPKASSPQKAENRQEAAALQGKVKDLEQQLVEAERRHNNIVSLYRGHLLYAIQGRMDEDIQRILFQILKMQRLQEQGR